AGACGCTGATAGAAATCCATACCGATGAAAGACCTCTGATGCTGGCCGTGCAGGCTTTTACAGTGGAAGAAGAGATTGAACTCGTGGTGATGGGAATCAGGGGAAAAAACAAAATGGAGAAATTATTACTTGGCAGCAATAGCCTGAATGTGGCAAAAGAATGCGATGTCCCTTTATTATTGGTTCCTTTGGAAGCTCCTATTGAACGCATTAAACGCATTGCACTGGCCACTGATCTGAAAGAAGTAGCAGAAATCAGTCCGGTTGTGACGATCAAAAAACTCATCCATGCGCTTAAGGCCAAATTGTTTATCCTGAATGTGGATTATAATGAGAGTGAACATTACAGCCCTGATATCATTACTCAGCAAACAGCACTTCATAAATTATGGGATGATGAAAATCCAGCATATCATTTTACCAATCATAAAGATTGCGCAGCAGGGATTATGAGTTTCGCGGAAGAAAACGACATTCAGCTGGTGATTGCTATCCCAAGGAAATACGCTTTCTTTCAAAGTCTGTTTCACCGCAGTCTAACCGAAAAACTAGCTTATCACAGTCATATTCCCCTGCTCTTTATCAAAAGATCAGAACTCATTGATTAATCAACTCATCAATTATTTTAGCGTGAGCCGGGGTATTCCGTTCAGGTTTATCCCTGCGGGAAGTATTAACTCCTCAACAGTAGCCTGGTATCTGTTCATATTCCTGGTTAAACAATTAAGCAGTCAAGTGGTTTGTTTTTTTTGATGGACAAAAAGAACTAAATTTATACTGGATTGTTTAAGGTATATAAATTACACACATCATGAAAAAATCGATGTTTATTGGTCTTTTAGGAATGTTTTTTCTATTGACCTTATTATTTAATTCCTGTACCAGCACAAAAATCATTTCCTCCTGGGCAAATCCATCAGGACAATTTGGACAATATCAGAAGGTGCTGGTGATCGGTTTAATGGGATCAAAGGATCGGGAACTTAGGGAAGAGATTGAAAATTCGATGGTCAGGATCCTTTCCAGCCATGGTATAAATGCCGGTTCTGCTTACGCGGAATACGGTCCTAAAGCATTTGACGGATTGAATGAAAAAGAAGCGATAAAAAAAATCAGAGATAAAGGATATGATGGAACCTTTACCGTGGCATTACTGGACCGGAAAAAACAAAGGACCTATTACGGTCCTTCTGTAGGTTACTACCCGCAAACCTATCGGTTTTGGGGGCATTACCGAACCCTCTATGCGCGCATATATGAACCTGGCTATTATACGGTAAGCACTAATTTCATGCTGGAAGCCAATTTTTATAAACTCGGCTCAGATGAACTCTTGTATTCACTGCAAACGAAAACTTCTGCGCCAAATAGTCCACAGAGCCTGGCTACGGAATTTAGCGAAGTGCTGATCAACGATATGCGAAGTAAAGGACTCGTTAAATAAGCTCTTTTATACTATTTTAATCCGGCCTCTTTCGCAGCGGGACCAATAAAACCGCTGGCGATCTTCGTTAAATACTCCTCTATATCCTTTTCATCACTCAGGCATTCCTCCAGTAAAACCGTCACTTTTGAATGCTTCATTTCTGCGGATAAAGAGACCAGACTACTATAAATAGCAATTTTATAGTGTTGAATAACTTTAACGAGGCAGAAAATAGCTACATCTCTCAGTGCGGTCCCCGTCTCAATCTTCCGGATCATACCAGATGCTTTATCTGTCAGGTTTTCCACCAGCAAACAAGTCCCTGCCCCAGCTTGATGATGAAACCTACCCATGATAGCCTCCAGATGTCCCAGGTGTTTTTCGGTAACCGCGCCATGCGAAATCAGCGCATGTTGAAGTTCTTTGCTTACTGCCGCCAGTCCAAGGGCGGCAAAACATTTCATAAACCTTTTTTCTGCATCATAAATCTCTTCCAGCCCATCAATGAAAAAATCATGCAGGCCTATTCTACTCATGGTATCTGTCATAATTCAGAAGTCAGTTAAACCAAAATCAAGAAAAATGTTACTATAAATTTCGTTAAATCGCATTTAATTCGCAAGAATCAAACTGATTTAAAAGCACTTACATCAAAAAATATAAAGTAAAAACCTATTTTTTGTTGATTTGTTTTATAAAAACAATGAAATTTATCATACTTCTGCTCTAAGCTATCTTTTTTTGTTTATGATTTACATTAAAAATTAAAACAAAAATATTCTTCGGCGGTTATACACCCAGCATTTATGAATCACTTATGATGACGACAAAAGATTGGATTTCAACAGATCAGCAATTACCAAAAGACCATGGCTATAAATTGATTACAGTCATGAATCCTGAGTTAGAATATGGTTATCACATTGCCCGTTACAATACTTATCTGCAGGAATGGGAACTTCAGGAAGAAGAAAATTTAAGTCCCTGTCTGAAGGTGACGGGATGGATGGATTTACCGGAGCTGTTTAGCAAGAATCGGATTTCTTCTCTGCAATAGAGCCATTAGCTTTGTAACCAACATCAATAAGATTACCTAAACAATTAAATGATGAACAGCGTTACAAGCAACCTAAAAGCCAGGAACTGGGAAGAAATAGGCCATCACCTGCATGAACATGGCTATGCCAATGTAGAAAATGTGCTCAGCAAAACGGAATGTACAGAATTGATCAGCGCCTATCAGGACGACCATACCTACCGGAAAACGATTACCATGGAGCGTTACCGTTTTGGTCTTGGAGAATATAAATATTTTCAATATCCGCTACCAGATCTGATTACAAGGATCAGACAAACGGTTTATTCGTTCATTGCTCCGATTGCCAATCAATGGATGAAAGTCCTGAATCTTGATCAGCTCTACCCGGAAACCCATGAAGAGTTCAAAAAAACCTGTCACGACAACGGCCAGACAAAACCTACTGTACTGATTCTTAAGTATGGCAAAGGAGGATTCAACACCCTTCACCAGGATTTATATGGAGAAACCTACTTCCCCCTGCAAATTGTCCTGTTTTTAAATGAACCGGATGAGGATTACCGTGGCGGGGAATTTGTACTGACCGAGCAGATTCCAAGAGCACAATCCAAAGCTAACGTTCTCCGCCCCAAAAGAGGTGATATGCTGATCTTTACCACAAACTTCCGCCCCGTAAAAGGGAGTAAAGGCTATTATCGGGTAAATATGAAACATGGGGTCAGCCCACTGCATAGCGGACAGCGTCATACAC
This region of Pedobacter steynii genomic DNA includes:
- a CDS encoding DUF551 domain-containing protein; translation: MMTTKDWISTDQQLPKDHGYKLITVMNPELEYGYHIARYNTYLQEWELQEEENLSPCLKVTGWMDLPELFSKNRISSLQ
- a CDS encoding DUF892 family protein — its product is MSRIGLHDFFIDGLEEIYDAEKRFMKCFAALGLAAVSKELQHALISHGAVTEKHLGHLEAIMGRFHHQAGAGTCLLVENLTDKASGMIRKIETGTALRDVAIFCLVKVIQHYKIAIYSSLVSLSAEMKHSKVTVLLEECLSDEKDIEEYLTKIASGFIGPAAKEAGLK
- a CDS encoding 2OG-Fe(II) oxygenase, producing MMNSVTSNLKARNWEEIGHHLHEHGYANVENVLSKTECTELISAYQDDHTYRKTITMERYRFGLGEYKYFQYPLPDLITRIRQTVYSFIAPIANQWMKVLNLDQLYPETHEEFKKTCHDNGQTKPTVLILKYGKGGFNTLHQDLYGETYFPLQIVLFLNEPDEDYRGGEFVLTEQIPRAQSKANVLRPKRGDMLIFTTNFRPVKGSKGYYRVNMKHGVSPLHSGQRHTLGIIFHDALS
- a CDS encoding universal stress protein, encoding MKTILVATDFSETASHAAYYAVSIAWQIGFSRIILYHSYDIPYVSSELPLPEPADIKQLHQQSLEFLEYLRNDLLTLGNQQTLIEIHTDERPLMLAVQAFTVEEEIELVVMGIRGKNKMEKLLLGSNSLNVAKECDVPLLLVPLEAPIERIKRIALATDLKEVAEISPVVTIKKLIHALKAKLFILNVDYNESEHYSPDIITQQTALHKLWDDENPAYHFTNHKDCAAGIMSFAEENDIQLVIAIPRKYAFFQSLFHRSLTEKLAYHSHIPLLFIKRSELID